The following proteins are encoded in a genomic region of Thermodesulfovibrionales bacterium:
- a CDS encoding Mut7-C RNAse domain-containing protein: MVETKEDRGLPALIADAMLGRLARWLRILGYDTLYSRDIQDRELIRKARQEQRIILTRDRGFAKKAVLEFTILISSQDLKEQIKEAIEKLTEKGFSRPEPFRRCPACNALLEEIAKEGVSGYVPDHIYLRNSEFLSCPICNRIYWRGSHEVGIRKVLGDIL; the protein is encoded by the coding sequence ATGGTTGAGACTAAGGAGGATCGCGGTCTTCCAGCCCTGATAGCTGATGCTATGCTCGGAAGACTTGCCAGGTGGTTGAGGATACTGGGTTATGATACCCTTTACAGCAGGGATATCCAGGATAGAGAATTGATCAGAAAGGCCAGACAGGAACAGAGGATTATTCTTACCAGAGACAGAGGATTTGCGAAGAAAGCAGTTTTAGAGTTCACTATCCTTATCAGTTCTCAGGATTTAAAGGAACAGATAAAAGAAGCTATTGAGAAACTTACTGAGAAAGGGTTCAGCCGACCAGAGCCCTTCAGAAGATGTCCTGCCTGTAATGCTCTTCTTGAGGAGATAGCAAAAGAAGGCGTATCCGGTTATGTACCGGATCACATCTATCTACGAAATTCTGAGTTTTTAAGCTGTCCTATATGTAATAGAATATACTGGAGAGGTTCTCATGAGGTGGGCATCAGGAAGGTCCTTGGTGATATATTATGA